Part of the Oncorhynchus mykiss isolate Arlee chromosome 12, USDA_OmykA_1.1, whole genome shotgun sequence genome, CTGGAGTGGTACGattagatactgtatgtactgtatgcgtAAGTTGATATACGATAAACAGAGAAGCAGCAgcgtatatgatgattgtatgtgagtgtatgtgcatttgtgtagagtcagtatgaatgtgtgtgcatgttatgtgtgtgtgagcaaattaactgtgtgtgtgtctgtgtgtgtgtgtgtgtgtgtgtgtgtgtagagtgtgcatagagtgagtgtgtgtgtgcatatttttATAAAATAGAAGGGTCAATGAAGACAATCCATGTAGCCAATATtttggcttggggatagaagctgttaaggagcctgttggtgtcagacttgctccggtactgcttgccgtgcggacACAGAtgactggagtctttaacaatttccAGGCCTTACTTTCACACCTCCagatatagaggttctggatagCAGGGAGCACTTGgacctagtgatgtactgggctgtccgcatcaccctctgtagcgccatacaatcgagggcggtgcagttgccatgccAAGCAATGAtccagccagtcaagatgctgtcaatggtgcagatgtataacttttgaggatttgagggcccatgccaaatcttttcaacatccTGAGGGTAAAGAGTCGCTATcacgccttcttcacgactgtttgCATTTGTGaggaccattttaagtccttagtTATTTGGAACATGAAGTTTGCGAGCTGCTTCACTGCAGCCCCACTTTCGATGTGGAATTCATGATCAGCTCtttggtcttactgacgttgagggagagattattgtcctggcaccacactgccacatcactgtcctcctccctgtatACCGCCGtcatgttgtcagcaaacttgatgatggtgttggagttgtatGTGGCCACGCAgtggtgggtgaacagggagtacaggaggggactaagcacacacttcTGTGGGGCCCCCTTGTTAAGGGTCAGCATGGCAGAGGTGacgttgcctaccctcaccacctggggttgacccgtcaggaagtccaggatccagtttcagagggaggtgttcagtcccagggtcccaaGCTTGGTGACAAGTTTagaggggacaatggtgttgaacgctgagctgtagtcaattaacagcattctcacataggtattcctcttatctaggttgGTAAGGGCAGTGTGGGAATAAAGAATGCTATGTGTCACTCTGAAGGTGCTTCAGCATTGTCAGTGCATTaaaatttgtaaaaataaaatgttctgatttgCAGAAGGTTGAGGATGCCCCTCCCACATCCTCAACCTTCTGcaaatcagaacattttatttgtaCAAATTTTAATGCATccttgtatgcttgcttgtgggtaGAGTATCAGGACTTTATCGGCCCTAGTGACGGAGGAGACGTGTTGATAGAAGTTGGGCATTACATGTCTAAATGACACAAAATTAAACTCACCGGCAACAAGGAAACCTGCCTCTTGGTGCATGTCTTCCTTCTTGTTTATAGCCTCAAACTGTTCGTTAAGTGCCAGCTTATTATTTTTCTGAAAAATAGGTGGAAAATATGCAGCAATCAAGAtaacagctgaaaactctcttggGAGATAGAAGGGTCGACATTTGACCCTCAGGTACTCCAACACGGGTGAACAATGGGTCGAGACTTCCACTGCGCTTGAGTCAGCATACAATTTTCTGTTGATTAAGAGGCaaacccttccccctctctatttcccaTAAATCCAATGTCCTGTCTACTCGGTGAATGAAGAATCCATCGAGTTGCCCAAAAGTAATGTTTCAGAAAAGCTGAGAATACTGCAGTTAAGAGTGTCCTGTTGATCGCAAATCCACGATCGGAGGTCATTCTTATTATTATCAAGAGACAGTACATTATCCAATAGAATGGAGGGAAAAGGTGGCCGTTTTTCCTTTCGCCTTAATATCGCCAGGGCTCCCCTCTCCTGCCTCTTTTTCGCTGGTGTTTCCTCTTGGATAGCCCAAACATTGCTTCGGAATTACACAAAGAGGCCAGGGCAGATGATTCAAATTCGAAGTTGAAGCCAGAATTGAGGAAACTGCCAATCTGATAGAGTGATAGCGAATACATTTTGCGAAACAACAAAAAACGTCAAAGGAATCACAAAATAGCAAAGTTGGGTCGCACTCGCAAGACAGCAGGCATACAGTTCGGCGCCATTTTAGGAGATATGGCAAAATGTCGTTATAATGAGGATGATTattataacattttatttgtacaCATTTTTGTGCACTGACATTGCTGAAGTAGCATCAGAGTGACACATAGCATGCTTTATTCTCAGTTAAATATATCATAAACACCACCTCACAGTAACATCTCTTCACTTTAACATAGTAGTCAATGGTTAGCTGTATAAACACCACTATTCTGCTCACAGGTTCACAAATGAGGGGGGGAGGAAGATCTACAGGATCCTCTTATCTTTACTGAtctattttttaaaattgttttaatGAAAGTCTAGATaccccttgcacagtcttcacaaTTTGCTGTCTTAAAATTGAatcaaaaaatgtattaaattatatattttttctgtcaCAACCAACTCCACGTTTCCAAAATGAATGAAACTGTTAAAAAACAatctgtataaaaataaaaatacaaaaaaaatatgcgCATGTCTTCAACTCTTCGGCAACATCCACTGCCTTCGGAAAGTgttccgaccccttgactttttccacattttgttaaattatagccttattctaaaattgactaaatagtttgttttttctcatcaatctaaacacaataccccataatgacgaagcaaaaacaagtttttagatttttttgcaaatttattacaaataaaaaacgtcAACAAAGTTtgcagaccctttattcagtactttgttggagcagcttcggcagcgattacagcatcaaatCTTCTTGGCACAcccgtatttggggagtttttcccattcttctctgcaggtcctctctgtcaggttggatggggagtgttgctgcacagcaattttcaggtctctccagagaagtttgatcaggttcaagtccgggctcttgctgggtcactcaaggatattcagagacttttcccgaagccactcctccgttgttttgtctgtgtgtttatggTCGTTATTATGTTGGAAAGTGAAccattgccccagtctgaggtcctgaatacTCTGGagaaagttttcatcaaggatctctctgtactttactcccttcatccagatgtgacgcttggcattcagaccaaagagttcgatcttggtttcatcagaccagaaaatcttgtttttcatggtctgggaGTTTtaaggtgtcttttggcaaactccaagtgggctgtcatgtgcctttttctgaggagtggccaatcgaccataaaggcctgtttggtggagtgctgcagagatggttgtccttccagaagtttctcccatctccacagaggaactctagagctctgtcagagtgaccatcgggttcttggttacctccttgaccaagacccttgtcccccgattgctcagtttggccggttggccagctctaggaaaagtcttggtggttccaaacttcttacatttaagaatgatggaggccactgtgttctttggggacattcaacgctgcagaaatgttttggtacccttccccagatctgtggctctacactatcctgtctcggagctctacggactattccttcgacctcatgtcttgtttttttctctgacatgcactgtcaactgtgagaccttatatataCAGATATGTGCCTGTCtatagagtctcatagcaaagggtctatatacttacgtaaataaggtatttctgtcttagttatttaatacatttgctaagatttcaaaaaactgttttcgcttatggggtgtgtagattgctgaggattatatttttttgaaatccattttagaataaggctgtaacgtaacaacatgtggaaaaggtcaaggtgtCTGACAATATCCATTGTTTTTTGTCAAAATCGTTTGGTTTTGagtcattgatggacagcaatattctaaccttgtctctaaTTTTCAAGCAGTACTGACACTGGACCATTCAGGAACACTCAacatggtaaagaaattaacttttttgcCTACCAGTAAATAAAAACGACATgcttgggtcaaatccaatagaacacaacacagaATGAACCCCTCTGTATTTTCAAGtaatgtggtggcagcatcatgttatgggtatgctagtCACTGGCAGGGACTGAGGAGTTTGTTAGGATCAAACAAAATGAGAAATCTGAAAGGACCaaagcccaggtaaaaagttGGAGGAAAACCTGTCTCAGTCTTCTGAATTCCTAACCCTGGAATATTTAAAGTCAAAGGCAAACCAGAATGGCTTTCTAAcaggtgttgagtgttcctgagtggtccAGCCTCAGTCCTGACTTAAATGTGCTTTAAATTCAAAGACAAGGTTTGACTATTACTGTAGCTGTCCATCAATGACTCCAAAGcaaatttactgagcttgagcaattttgactTTTTCAATGGGTTAATGTTGCCCTAAGAGTTTtgcaaagttggtagaatcttatCCAAAATtgttcacagctgtaatggctgctaAAGGTGGTTCCACCAAGTGTTAACTCTGGGGTgtgtatacatactgtatgtaatcaAGACAACCTCGTTTAATCtttaaaaaactatttttttaaatgttctgtatTTTTTCTTTAACTTTGAAAATGTGAAATAGGTTGTCTAGGAAAAAATCCAATGAATTCCCTTTTGAGATGAAACTTTAAGGCAGCAAATGGGAAGACTGTACAACGTGtatgtagactttcactagcgaCTGTACATAACATTTCGCACCAATTTCGCACCATGCCATACAGACTCTGGAATAACTTGGTGAGCCTAACACCTCAATTCATTCAGATTCATTTCCTGACCCCATATAGTTGAGGCATTTCGTTAAACCTGAGAATCGTTGTGCTACTCATGGCAAGAAGCTAACTATTGTTTCTGATGAAGGCTAACCTATTCTTGTGCCCTCCCTCTCAACCCCATTTATGGTGTTATTAAAGTAACATTTCCCAATCATTCATTCCCCATTTTGACTTTTTCAGATTCAGATTTAATCATTGCAGTGACAGATTTGAGCAATCTGACTACTACCATATTGTAATAATTCCACAATCAGTGTACATGTCActgactgtatatactgtacgcaCACATTCACAAACAGTACAGTAGATCTGACTCACCTGCCAGACACGCAAATATTAACTCACAGACACAGATGCACATCCTTACACACTGAAATGAAATGTACACCTTGTAGTGCGAAATGTCTGATACAAAATACGAATGAAAAGGCACGAGCAGATAATTAAGGATGTAGCTAAGGCTTAGATCATATGCCATACTCCACCTGAAATAGCactgtctgacagagagagagagagagagagagagagagagagacagagagagagagagacagagagagagacagagagagagacagtgaagacAAGCTAGCCTTTTCCAAAACCAGACATTAAAATACACAAGTCAGACAATGGGTCATAAGAGAGTTTCATAAGAGAGGAAAAAATAGAACACAAACTAGCTAGGGTGATTATTTACACAATAAAGGTGTCAAATATAACAGATATTTCAGCAAAATAACCAAAATACTGGGGCTTTGGAAGTCATCATGATCAGATTTCAGATATACATCCACCTCTGCTCaggaataatacattaaaaagttTATCAAATTAGGAAGCATGTGCCAAGAGCACTACAGTGTCATGTACATGTACTGTCCATCTTTCTGCCTATGTTCAAACAAATATATTTGGCCATAGAAATACATAGCCCTTTCTATAGATagtctatagtctctatagaGTCTATAAGTTTGGCTTTGGTATTGTGGGCCTGgattgctgctgttgttgttgttgttgttgagcacCATGCCCTGGTACAGTACACTATGGCTGTGTGTGCGGCTAGTGAGAAGAGGGTTAGTGAGAGGACCTCTATTTTAGCATcttgacaacaaaaaaagaaaagagccagagagacagagagtcggTTTAAAACGTTGGTTTCCACTGTTtatcaaatataaaaaaaatgtgtacaGCGTATTTTAtatcatatatatttatatatatttataaagtgCTTAATAGGAATAGATTATtataatatttaatcatatatcATCATATGTTAGTTTctttgcttgtttgtttgttgttgttgtagtcttCCTTATGTTTGGCATTGGGATGAGCTGTTATTTACATAATGTTTACAAGTCCCGGGTTGTGCTACCCATGGCGCCCGTCCTATTAGTTGGCAGTGGAGTTGGGAGGAGTTTGGCGGCTCCATGGCGGCGAATCACTGCTGGAATCACGACAGTGAGCAGGTGACGCCGGCGTCTTCAGAGTGGTCACAGTTGTGCACTTCCCAGGATATGTGGGAGCACTGCTGGAGCGAGGCCTCAGAGCCGCTGCACTTCAGATTGTCCAGGAGGATGGTGCCGCTGCCGGGCCCAAAGAAGGCCTCCACACGGGCCGTAGCAGCCTCCCCACAGCCAAGCTGGCGACACACCACCTGGGCATCAGGCATGTCCCAGGCATCGTCGCACACCGTACCCCATTCCGCCCCTGAGAACATCTCCACCCGGCCCTCGCAGCGGTGCTGCCCGCCCACCAACCTCGCCAGGcctagagggagagacagggtagaAACAGTCACATATACTGGAGAAAATAAACATTAAACACTAGAGATACATATCACATACCTGATCCTAAGACATGATTGAAGAATGATGCATTACATAAGACTGCCTCTGACAAGTGATGCTGGGAAGGTGTGTTGATCTTTGGATACCGTGAAACCCAGAACATGTAGCTAAACCTCAACAGGTACAAGACTCACCTTCACTTGGTGGTCTAGTGGTGGGCGTTCTCTCTGTCATCCCGAAGTCATTTCCAGGTCCCACAAGCTGAAAggctggagaaggagaaggaggggaagACAGTATGAGACTTTAATCTGCTGTGTATGTTTCCCAAGGGAGTGGTCATCTACTTGAGAACAACTGTTGATACAGTCCTATCAGAACAGTATGGAGCACTCAAAACATTGTAATTAGTTAATCAAGTGATCAGTTAATCAGATATATCAGAAGAAAACTGCTCCAGAAGTGAACTTAGTGATTCCCTTATCATCTCACTCAGAAATCAAAGGTTCACTTGTTCACCTAGTCTGCTCTACTAATCATGATTTGATGTAGACCTGAGTAACAGGAATGAAGTCTTTgtctctttcattctttctttctctactgTTTGTCTTATTTGTCCTTAAAGAATGGAGGTTTAGCCTGCAGGCTGCCAGTGAAGCTAATGACCCCTGACTTCTCCACTCTATATTTCATGCCACCCAGCTACTCCACCCTGCacgttagaggctgctgccctatacagTATACATAGACATGCAAtccctggccactttaataatggaacactagtcacttgaaTTCTGTTTGCAtaatgctttactcatctcatgtgtatatactgttttctattttaCTGTATTTAGCCAATGCCACTCCGAcgttgctcgtccaaatatttacatatttcttaattccattcttttacttttagatttgtgtattgttgtgaattgttagatactactgcactgttggagctaggaacgcgAGCATTTCGCctcacccgcaataacatctgctaaatatgtgtgtgatcaatacatttgatttgatttgatgccctTTGGACCATCTGGGCGGGCGCCTGCTCCTCAGAGACCAACACTCACACAGTTAAATGCACCAGCTCAgcagggaagaggagagatggatgactgtggggatggtgtctaTGGGGTGACTGTGTGAGTAACTGTGAGTGAAAGCTACAGAGGAgttttgtgtgtgttcatttgagtgcatgtgtgtatttgtgtgtgtgtgtgtatttacatgacTATGTGCCTAGCTGTCTCAGTCTTAACAAGTCACTACTGCAGCAGTACTGCCTGCAGCAGATCAACATATACATTTCTGATTCGCATCGGGCAACAGTTATAGTGCCACAGTTCCAGTCGGTCTTACGTGTACAGATGACTCCAGCGTCTTCATGATGTCCACAGTTGTGCTGTCCCCAGCCCAGGTGGAAACAAGCCGACAGCTCCCCTTCACTGCCCCTACAGTCCACATTGTCCAGCAGGATGGGGCCCGAGCCGTAGCCGAAGTAGGCCAGGACCTTGGCAGAGATGGCAGGGCCACAGCCCAGATGCCTACACACCACCTGGGCATTGGGCAGATCCCAGTCATCGTCACACACCGTGCCCCACTGGTTGTTGTGGAACACCTCCACACGGCCCTGGCAGCTGCTGTTACCATTCACCACGCGGATGGTGGGCCGCtctggaggaggagaaaggagagacagaggggtatgaggagatgaggagaacaTTCTTCATGGAGAGGTTTATCGAAAATGGTGGCACTGTGCCTCCATGTTGCACAATTTAATATTTGTGAATAATCAGCAAATATTATAATAACTGATATATGAGTTTAGAGTGCATTAGCGGGAGTTTATAATTATCACATGGGGGTGCAACATCATTACCTCTTGTTGTCATAGCAACCGTTGTCACAGCCGTAGTTGCTTCGGTGACTAATTCTGTTTGGTCGGTTACTAGAACAATAGGAGAAATGCATTAGAATCTGAATGATGAGTCAGTTTACACATATGCAAGCTGATGCCTACAGTACACAGCAGAGGGTTTTCCATCGACTGAGATGAGAGACTGGGAGGAGAGTGGGTGGGGCGACATGATTTACATGCTCCACTACCACCATTGATTGAGTGGCGCTGCTGAGTCACAGATTTTAGACagagaaacctaaagaggaaacAGCACCGTCTGTTGCTCATAGGATAGAGGTGCAGCAGTGTGGCCTGATGATATGGGTCTGATGAGGGCCTACACTGCAGCTGTTATTGCTATTGTAGTACTGCAGTACATGAAAACGGAAATGACCTCAACAATTACCTGCAGTGCTGGCAGTCTGAAAGAATCCCCTTCCGATGCCCATGGTTTCAGTGTTCATAGGAGGAACGGTAGTGGATCCTGAGCCTGCACAGATAAAACAGACATGAATAGCAGATATTAAAAATAGTGTTAAAGCAATTAGCAACATGAAtttaagaaagagagagcgagagtgacagtgagagagagagaaaaagagacagagagaataagaaAAAGCTTCTCACCTGAACAGATAACCCCAGCGTCCTCATGATGTCCACAGTTGTGTATCCCCCAGCCCAGGCTGTAGCACTTACTCAGCTGGTTCTCGTAGCCATTACAGTTGA contains:
- the LOC110537836 gene encoding scavenger receptor cysteine-rich domain-containing group B protein, translated to MGCVCKCVFHQAPRLIGVSVRQRAMRGQRVADCVRRPCGEWTVVVWLLLSLLGSLLLVGISGILQIDMTKISRRAISTNSTTTMTAMKTTHSQVRLVNGRNRCEGRVEVWHNGTWGTVCDDDWDMVDANVVCRQLDCGLAMAVGSISEYGQGSGPVLLDNVDCKGGETDLGQCGSLGWGIHNCYHYEDVSVTCKDTSVLESRGMGEPTTPSRRNSGLRDGTIRLVGGLDYCQGRVEVYYRGSWGTVCDDDWGMRDAGVVCQQIYCGHAVSSTTNAYFGYGTGLILLDNVNCNGYENQLSKCYSLGWGIHNCGHHEDAGVICSGSGSTTVPPMNTETMGIGRGFFQTASTAVTDQTELVTEATTAVTTVAMTTRERPTIRVVNGNSSCQGRVEVFHNNQWGTVCDDDWDLPNAQVVCRHLGCGPAISAKVLAYFGYGSGPILLDNVDCRGSEGELSACFHLGWGQHNCGHHEDAGVICTPFQLVGPGNDFGMTERTPTTRPPSEGLARLVGGQHRCEGRVEMFSGAEWGTVCDDAWDMPDAQVVCRQLGCGEAATARVEAFFGPGSGTILLDNLKCSGSEASLQQCSHISWEVHNCDHSEDAGVTCSLS